From one Rosa rugosa chromosome 4, drRosRugo1.1, whole genome shotgun sequence genomic stretch:
- the LOC133745606 gene encoding BTB/POZ domain-containing protein At2g46260-like isoform X2: MKEAKVEQFSDPPPVMESDSSPSPEPDFTFAFNDRNFSDRVLRIEILPDILDYKSDGEAYASISEWARNRKRRRAESKRESAEDIIVRCEEQVLNCNMPDTEDFAACENQDEDAVGMIESPSDSVRNYVNDEAAGSNDSSWIWDCSTVLRVETIHISSPILAAKSPFFYKLFSNGMEQSEKRQATLRIHESEEAALMDLLNFMYSNTLSTTTAPLLLDVLKAADKFAVASCMRYCSRLLGQLPMTRDSALLYLDLPSSVLMVDAVQSLTDTAKKFLADCYRELSKFVDEVLNLPLAGIEAVLSSDDLQVASEDAIFDLVLKWARLHYRNVEDRREVIASRLARLIRFPYMSCRKLRKVLSCNDFDPQLASKIVLEALFYKSETPHRQRFLAVENANATYRGFVDRSYKYRPVKLVEFELPRPQCIVYLDLKREECARLFPAGRVYSQAFHLGGQGFFLSAHCNMDQQNSFQCLGLFLGMQEKGSVSFAVDYEFSVRVKPSEEFLSKYKGTYTFTGGKAVGYRNLLATPWTTFMADDSIYFINSVLHLRAELTIRQ; encoded by the exons ATGAAGGAAGCCAAGGTCGAGCAGTTCTCCGATCCGCCGCCGGTCATGGAATCGGACTCATCCCCCAGCCCCGAACCGGACTTCACCTTCGCCTTCAACGACCGCAATTTCTCCGATCGGGTTCTCAGGATCGAAATCCTCCCCGACATTTTGGATTACAAATCGGACGGTGAGGCGTACGCCAGCATCTCTGAATGGGCGCGTAATAGAAAGAGACGCAGGGCGGAGAGCAAGAGAGAGAGTG CTGAGGACATTATTGTGCGATGTGAGGAGCAGGTCTTAAACTGTAACATGCCTGATACAGAGGATTTTGCGGCATGTGAAAATCAAGACGAGGATGCTGTGGGAATGATTGAGTCGCCTTCAG ATTCAGTACGCAATTATGTCAATGATGAAGCTGCAGGTAGCAATGACTCGTCCTGGATCTGGGATTGCTCCACAGTTCTGAGGGTTGAAACCATACATATAAGTTCACCGATATTGGCTGCAAAGAGTCCCTTTTTTTATAAG TTGTTTTCGAATGGGATGGAACAGTCAGAGAAACGCCAAGCAACTCTGAGAATTCATGAATCTG AAGAAGCAGCCCTCATGGACCTTCTTAATTTCATGTATAGTAATACTTTGTCCACGACAACGGCACCTTTACTGTTGGATGTGCTAAAGGCTGCTGACAAATTTGCAGTTGCATCTTGCATGAGATATTGCAGTAGGTTATTGGGACAATTACCTATGACTCGTGATTCTGCCTTGCTTTATTTGGACCTTCCCTCTAGTGTTCTGATGGTTGATGCAGTTCAGTCACTCACAGATACAGCAAAGAAGTTCCTGGCTGACTGCTACAGAGAACTAAGCAA GTTTGTGGATGAGGTGTTAAACTTGCCCCTTGCTGGTATCGAGGCTGTACTGTCTAGTGATGATCTCCAGGTTGCATCAGAGGATGCTATTTTTGATTTGGTTCTTAAGTGGGCACGGTTGCATTACCGGAATGTCGAAGATCGACGAGAAGTCATTGCTTCACGCCTTGCTCGCCTCATTCGTTTTCCTTACATGTCCTGTCGAAAGCTTAGGAAGGTTCTAAGCTGCAATGATTTTGATCCTCAACTGGCATCAAAGATAGTGCTTGAGGCTTTATTTTATAAGTCTGAGACACCACACAGGCAGCGCTTCCTTGCTGTAGAGAATGCTAACGCCACCTATCGCGGCTTTGTGGATCGTTCCTACAAGTACAGGCCAGTGAAGTTAGTGGAATTTGAACTACCCCGTCCACAGTGTATTGTGTACCTCGATCTGAAGCGCGAAGAGTGTGCACGCTTGTTTCCAGCTGGTCGGGTGTACTCACAGGCTTTTCACCTGGGTGGGCAGGGCTTTTTCTTGTCAGCCCATTGCAACATGGACCAACAGAACTCCTTTCAGTGCTTGGGGCTGTTTTTAGGGATGCAAGAGAAAGGATCAGTTAGTTTTGCAGTTGACTATGAATTCTCAGTAAGGGTAAAGCCCAGTGAGGAGTTTCTGAGTAAATACAAAGGTACTTACACTTTCACTGGAGGGAAGGCTGTTGGGTATAGGAACTTGCTTGCTACACCCTGGACAACATTCATGGCCGATGACAGCATCTATTTCATCAATTCTGTCCTTCATCTCCGGGCTGAGCTCACCATCAGGCAATGA
- the LOC133745606 gene encoding BTB/POZ domain-containing protein At2g46260-like isoform X1, with protein MKEAKVEQFSDPPPVMESDSSPSPEPDFTFAFNDRNFSDRVLRIEILPDILDYKSDGEAYASISEWARNRKRRRAESKRESAEDIIVRCEEQVLNCNMPDTEDFAACENQDEDAVGMIESPSGSHLNSDSVRNYVNDEAAGSNDSSWIWDCSTVLRVETIHISSPILAAKSPFFYKLFSNGMEQSEKRQATLRIHESEEAALMDLLNFMYSNTLSTTTAPLLLDVLKAADKFAVASCMRYCSRLLGQLPMTRDSALLYLDLPSSVLMVDAVQSLTDTAKKFLADCYRELSKFVDEVLNLPLAGIEAVLSSDDLQVASEDAIFDLVLKWARLHYRNVEDRREVIASRLARLIRFPYMSCRKLRKVLSCNDFDPQLASKIVLEALFYKSETPHRQRFLAVENANATYRGFVDRSYKYRPVKLVEFELPRPQCIVYLDLKREECARLFPAGRVYSQAFHLGGQGFFLSAHCNMDQQNSFQCLGLFLGMQEKGSVSFAVDYEFSVRVKPSEEFLSKYKGTYTFTGGKAVGYRNLLATPWTTFMADDSIYFINSVLHLRAELTIRQ; from the exons ATGAAGGAAGCCAAGGTCGAGCAGTTCTCCGATCCGCCGCCGGTCATGGAATCGGACTCATCCCCCAGCCCCGAACCGGACTTCACCTTCGCCTTCAACGACCGCAATTTCTCCGATCGGGTTCTCAGGATCGAAATCCTCCCCGACATTTTGGATTACAAATCGGACGGTGAGGCGTACGCCAGCATCTCTGAATGGGCGCGTAATAGAAAGAGACGCAGGGCGGAGAGCAAGAGAGAGAGTG CTGAGGACATTATTGTGCGATGTGAGGAGCAGGTCTTAAACTGTAACATGCCTGATACAGAGGATTTTGCGGCATGTGAAAATCAAGACGAGGATGCTGTGGGAATGATTGAGTCGCCTTCAGGTTCTCACTTAAACTCAG ATTCAGTACGCAATTATGTCAATGATGAAGCTGCAGGTAGCAATGACTCGTCCTGGATCTGGGATTGCTCCACAGTTCTGAGGGTTGAAACCATACATATAAGTTCACCGATATTGGCTGCAAAGAGTCCCTTTTTTTATAAG TTGTTTTCGAATGGGATGGAACAGTCAGAGAAACGCCAAGCAACTCTGAGAATTCATGAATCTG AAGAAGCAGCCCTCATGGACCTTCTTAATTTCATGTATAGTAATACTTTGTCCACGACAACGGCACCTTTACTGTTGGATGTGCTAAAGGCTGCTGACAAATTTGCAGTTGCATCTTGCATGAGATATTGCAGTAGGTTATTGGGACAATTACCTATGACTCGTGATTCTGCCTTGCTTTATTTGGACCTTCCCTCTAGTGTTCTGATGGTTGATGCAGTTCAGTCACTCACAGATACAGCAAAGAAGTTCCTGGCTGACTGCTACAGAGAACTAAGCAA GTTTGTGGATGAGGTGTTAAACTTGCCCCTTGCTGGTATCGAGGCTGTACTGTCTAGTGATGATCTCCAGGTTGCATCAGAGGATGCTATTTTTGATTTGGTTCTTAAGTGGGCACGGTTGCATTACCGGAATGTCGAAGATCGACGAGAAGTCATTGCTTCACGCCTTGCTCGCCTCATTCGTTTTCCTTACATGTCCTGTCGAAAGCTTAGGAAGGTTCTAAGCTGCAATGATTTTGATCCTCAACTGGCATCAAAGATAGTGCTTGAGGCTTTATTTTATAAGTCTGAGACACCACACAGGCAGCGCTTCCTTGCTGTAGAGAATGCTAACGCCACCTATCGCGGCTTTGTGGATCGTTCCTACAAGTACAGGCCAGTGAAGTTAGTGGAATTTGAACTACCCCGTCCACAGTGTATTGTGTACCTCGATCTGAAGCGCGAAGAGTGTGCACGCTTGTTTCCAGCTGGTCGGGTGTACTCACAGGCTTTTCACCTGGGTGGGCAGGGCTTTTTCTTGTCAGCCCATTGCAACATGGACCAACAGAACTCCTTTCAGTGCTTGGGGCTGTTTTTAGGGATGCAAGAGAAAGGATCAGTTAGTTTTGCAGTTGACTATGAATTCTCAGTAAGGGTAAAGCCCAGTGAGGAGTTTCTGAGTAAATACAAAGGTACTTACACTTTCACTGGAGGGAAGGCTGTTGGGTATAGGAACTTGCTTGCTACACCCTGGACAACATTCATGGCCGATGACAGCATCTATTTCATCAATTCTGTCCTTCATCTCCGGGCTGAGCTCACCATCAGGCAATGA
- the LOC133745606 gene encoding BTB/POZ domain-containing protein At2g46260-like isoform X3: MKEAKVEQFSDPPPVMESDSSPSPEPDFTFAFNDRNFSDRVLRIEILPDILDYKSDGEAYASISEWARNRKRRRAESKRESAEDIIVRCEEQVLNCNMPDTEDFAACENQDEDAVGMIESPSGSHLNSGSNDSSWIWDCSTVLRVETIHISSPILAAKSPFFYKLFSNGMEQSEKRQATLRIHESEEAALMDLLNFMYSNTLSTTTAPLLLDVLKAADKFAVASCMRYCSRLLGQLPMTRDSALLYLDLPSSVLMVDAVQSLTDTAKKFLADCYRELSKFVDEVLNLPLAGIEAVLSSDDLQVASEDAIFDLVLKWARLHYRNVEDRREVIASRLARLIRFPYMSCRKLRKVLSCNDFDPQLASKIVLEALFYKSETPHRQRFLAVENANATYRGFVDRSYKYRPVKLVEFELPRPQCIVYLDLKREECARLFPAGRVYSQAFHLGGQGFFLSAHCNMDQQNSFQCLGLFLGMQEKGSVSFAVDYEFSVRVKPSEEFLSKYKGTYTFTGGKAVGYRNLLATPWTTFMADDSIYFINSVLHLRAELTIRQ; encoded by the exons ATGAAGGAAGCCAAGGTCGAGCAGTTCTCCGATCCGCCGCCGGTCATGGAATCGGACTCATCCCCCAGCCCCGAACCGGACTTCACCTTCGCCTTCAACGACCGCAATTTCTCCGATCGGGTTCTCAGGATCGAAATCCTCCCCGACATTTTGGATTACAAATCGGACGGTGAGGCGTACGCCAGCATCTCTGAATGGGCGCGTAATAGAAAGAGACGCAGGGCGGAGAGCAAGAGAGAGAGTG CTGAGGACATTATTGTGCGATGTGAGGAGCAGGTCTTAAACTGTAACATGCCTGATACAGAGGATTTTGCGGCATGTGAAAATCAAGACGAGGATGCTGTGGGAATGATTGAGTCGCCTTCAGGTTCTCACTTAAACTCAG GTAGCAATGACTCGTCCTGGATCTGGGATTGCTCCACAGTTCTGAGGGTTGAAACCATACATATAAGTTCACCGATATTGGCTGCAAAGAGTCCCTTTTTTTATAAG TTGTTTTCGAATGGGATGGAACAGTCAGAGAAACGCCAAGCAACTCTGAGAATTCATGAATCTG AAGAAGCAGCCCTCATGGACCTTCTTAATTTCATGTATAGTAATACTTTGTCCACGACAACGGCACCTTTACTGTTGGATGTGCTAAAGGCTGCTGACAAATTTGCAGTTGCATCTTGCATGAGATATTGCAGTAGGTTATTGGGACAATTACCTATGACTCGTGATTCTGCCTTGCTTTATTTGGACCTTCCCTCTAGTGTTCTGATGGTTGATGCAGTTCAGTCACTCACAGATACAGCAAAGAAGTTCCTGGCTGACTGCTACAGAGAACTAAGCAA GTTTGTGGATGAGGTGTTAAACTTGCCCCTTGCTGGTATCGAGGCTGTACTGTCTAGTGATGATCTCCAGGTTGCATCAGAGGATGCTATTTTTGATTTGGTTCTTAAGTGGGCACGGTTGCATTACCGGAATGTCGAAGATCGACGAGAAGTCATTGCTTCACGCCTTGCTCGCCTCATTCGTTTTCCTTACATGTCCTGTCGAAAGCTTAGGAAGGTTCTAAGCTGCAATGATTTTGATCCTCAACTGGCATCAAAGATAGTGCTTGAGGCTTTATTTTATAAGTCTGAGACACCACACAGGCAGCGCTTCCTTGCTGTAGAGAATGCTAACGCCACCTATCGCGGCTTTGTGGATCGTTCCTACAAGTACAGGCCAGTGAAGTTAGTGGAATTTGAACTACCCCGTCCACAGTGTATTGTGTACCTCGATCTGAAGCGCGAAGAGTGTGCACGCTTGTTTCCAGCTGGTCGGGTGTACTCACAGGCTTTTCACCTGGGTGGGCAGGGCTTTTTCTTGTCAGCCCATTGCAACATGGACCAACAGAACTCCTTTCAGTGCTTGGGGCTGTTTTTAGGGATGCAAGAGAAAGGATCAGTTAGTTTTGCAGTTGACTATGAATTCTCAGTAAGGGTAAAGCCCAGTGAGGAGTTTCTGAGTAAATACAAAGGTACTTACACTTTCACTGGAGGGAAGGCTGTTGGGTATAGGAACTTGCTTGCTACACCCTGGACAACATTCATGGCCGATGACAGCATCTATTTCATCAATTCTGTCCTTCATCTCCGGGCTGAGCTCACCATCAGGCAATGA
- the LOC133745606 gene encoding BTB/POZ domain-containing protein At2g46260-like isoform X4 has translation MKEAKVEQFSDPPPVMESDSSPSPEPDFTFAFNDRNFSDRVLRIEILPDILDYKSDGEAYASISEWARNRKRRRAESKRESAEDIIVRCEEQVLNCNMPDTEDFAACENQDEDAVGMIESPSGSNDSSWIWDCSTVLRVETIHISSPILAAKSPFFYKLFSNGMEQSEKRQATLRIHESEEAALMDLLNFMYSNTLSTTTAPLLLDVLKAADKFAVASCMRYCSRLLGQLPMTRDSALLYLDLPSSVLMVDAVQSLTDTAKKFLADCYRELSKFVDEVLNLPLAGIEAVLSSDDLQVASEDAIFDLVLKWARLHYRNVEDRREVIASRLARLIRFPYMSCRKLRKVLSCNDFDPQLASKIVLEALFYKSETPHRQRFLAVENANATYRGFVDRSYKYRPVKLVEFELPRPQCIVYLDLKREECARLFPAGRVYSQAFHLGGQGFFLSAHCNMDQQNSFQCLGLFLGMQEKGSVSFAVDYEFSVRVKPSEEFLSKYKGTYTFTGGKAVGYRNLLATPWTTFMADDSIYFINSVLHLRAELTIRQ, from the exons ATGAAGGAAGCCAAGGTCGAGCAGTTCTCCGATCCGCCGCCGGTCATGGAATCGGACTCATCCCCCAGCCCCGAACCGGACTTCACCTTCGCCTTCAACGACCGCAATTTCTCCGATCGGGTTCTCAGGATCGAAATCCTCCCCGACATTTTGGATTACAAATCGGACGGTGAGGCGTACGCCAGCATCTCTGAATGGGCGCGTAATAGAAAGAGACGCAGGGCGGAGAGCAAGAGAGAGAGTG CTGAGGACATTATTGTGCGATGTGAGGAGCAGGTCTTAAACTGTAACATGCCTGATACAGAGGATTTTGCGGCATGTGAAAATCAAGACGAGGATGCTGTGGGAATGATTGAGTCGCCTTCAG GTAGCAATGACTCGTCCTGGATCTGGGATTGCTCCACAGTTCTGAGGGTTGAAACCATACATATAAGTTCACCGATATTGGCTGCAAAGAGTCCCTTTTTTTATAAG TTGTTTTCGAATGGGATGGAACAGTCAGAGAAACGCCAAGCAACTCTGAGAATTCATGAATCTG AAGAAGCAGCCCTCATGGACCTTCTTAATTTCATGTATAGTAATACTTTGTCCACGACAACGGCACCTTTACTGTTGGATGTGCTAAAGGCTGCTGACAAATTTGCAGTTGCATCTTGCATGAGATATTGCAGTAGGTTATTGGGACAATTACCTATGACTCGTGATTCTGCCTTGCTTTATTTGGACCTTCCCTCTAGTGTTCTGATGGTTGATGCAGTTCAGTCACTCACAGATACAGCAAAGAAGTTCCTGGCTGACTGCTACAGAGAACTAAGCAA GTTTGTGGATGAGGTGTTAAACTTGCCCCTTGCTGGTATCGAGGCTGTACTGTCTAGTGATGATCTCCAGGTTGCATCAGAGGATGCTATTTTTGATTTGGTTCTTAAGTGGGCACGGTTGCATTACCGGAATGTCGAAGATCGACGAGAAGTCATTGCTTCACGCCTTGCTCGCCTCATTCGTTTTCCTTACATGTCCTGTCGAAAGCTTAGGAAGGTTCTAAGCTGCAATGATTTTGATCCTCAACTGGCATCAAAGATAGTGCTTGAGGCTTTATTTTATAAGTCTGAGACACCACACAGGCAGCGCTTCCTTGCTGTAGAGAATGCTAACGCCACCTATCGCGGCTTTGTGGATCGTTCCTACAAGTACAGGCCAGTGAAGTTAGTGGAATTTGAACTACCCCGTCCACAGTGTATTGTGTACCTCGATCTGAAGCGCGAAGAGTGTGCACGCTTGTTTCCAGCTGGTCGGGTGTACTCACAGGCTTTTCACCTGGGTGGGCAGGGCTTTTTCTTGTCAGCCCATTGCAACATGGACCAACAGAACTCCTTTCAGTGCTTGGGGCTGTTTTTAGGGATGCAAGAGAAAGGATCAGTTAGTTTTGCAGTTGACTATGAATTCTCAGTAAGGGTAAAGCCCAGTGAGGAGTTTCTGAGTAAATACAAAGGTACTTACACTTTCACTGGAGGGAAGGCTGTTGGGTATAGGAACTTGCTTGCTACACCCTGGACAACATTCATGGCCGATGACAGCATCTATTTCATCAATTCTGTCCTTCATCTCCGGGCTGAGCTCACCATCAGGCAATGA